One window from the genome of Nodosilinea sp. FACHB-141 encodes:
- a CDS encoding chlorophyll a/b-binding protein — translation MANTPNPSETREWGFTRAAESLNGRMAMLGFVFAIAIEALSGQGVLHFLNLI, via the coding sequence ATGGCTAACACCCCCAACCCATCTGAAACCCGTGAGTGGGGCTTTACCCGCGCCGCCGAAAGCCTTAACGGACGGATGGCCATGCTGGGCTTTGTCTTTGCTATTGCGATCGAAGCTCTGAGCGGCCAGGGCGTGCTGCACTTTCTAAATCTAATCTAG